The following are encoded in a window of Arthrobacter antioxidans genomic DNA:
- a CDS encoding alpha/beta fold hydrolase — translation MRGLRATGHVFRVPLDHADPGSPRIEVFAREYSSTEHRDDEVARLPWLLFLQGGPGGRGVRTTRLSGWMKAAARDFRILMLDQRGTGLSTPADADTLGALGSPQAQADYLAHFRADSIVADAELIRHRLDSGPWTVFGQSYGGFCTLTYLSRAPQGIERALITGGLAPLAGSPDQVYRATFARVEERNAEYFAWYPEDRDRVTRIARHLARVEEFLPSGERLTVRRFQMVGSFLGGNTRVHGLHYLLEDAFTTTADGPRLSASFLEQVHAVVSRAAQPLYALLHESIYCQGPASSWSAARILEEYPRFRDDADEVLLTGEMVYPWYFEEDPALRPLRAVADVLAEKNDWGPLYDEDVLATNTVPAAAAVYRHDIYVDRDLSLATAASVRNLEIWETDEFHHDGIADDGEAIFERLLGMARS, via the coding sequence ATGCGCGGCCTGCGCGCCACCGGCCACGTGTTCAGGGTCCCGCTCGACCACGCCGACCCCGGCTCTCCCCGCATCGAGGTGTTCGCCCGCGAGTACTCCTCCACCGAGCATCGCGACGACGAGGTGGCACGGCTCCCCTGGCTCCTGTTCCTGCAGGGCGGCCCGGGCGGCCGGGGCGTACGGACCACCCGGCTCTCGGGCTGGATGAAGGCCGCGGCCCGTGACTTCCGGATCCTCATGCTCGACCAGCGCGGCACCGGGCTCTCGACGCCGGCCGACGCCGACACACTCGGCGCCCTGGGGTCCCCGCAGGCCCAGGCCGACTACCTCGCGCACTTCCGCGCCGACTCGATCGTCGCCGACGCCGAACTCATCCGCCACCGGCTGGACAGCGGACCCTGGACGGTCTTCGGACAGAGCTACGGCGGCTTCTGCACCCTCACGTATCTCTCCCGGGCACCGCAGGGCATCGAGCGCGCACTGATCACCGGCGGGCTCGCGCCCCTGGCCGGCTCGCCCGACCAGGTGTACCGGGCCACGTTCGCGCGCGTCGAGGAGCGCAACGCCGAGTACTTCGCCTGGTATCCGGAGGACCGTGACCGCGTCACGCGCATCGCCCGCCACCTCGCCCGTGTGGAGGAGTTCCTCCCGAGCGGTGAGCGGCTCACGGTGCGGCGGTTCCAGATGGTCGGTTCCTTCCTGGGGGGCAACACGCGCGTCCACGGCCTCCACTACCTGCTGGAGGACGCGTTCACGACGACGGCGGACGGTCCCCGCCTGTCGGCGTCGTTCCTCGAGCAGGTCCACGCCGTCGTGAGCCGCGCAGCGCAGCCGCTGTACGCGCTGCTGCACGAGTCGATCTACTGCCAGGGGCCGGCCTCGTCGTGGTCCGCCGCGCGGATCCTCGAGGAGTACCCCCGGTTCAGGGACGACGCCGACGAGGTCCTCCTCACCGGGGAGATGGTGTATCCGTGGTACTTCGAGGAGGACCCGGCGCTCCGTCCGCTGCGGGCGGTCGCCGACGTCCTCGCGGAGAAGAACGACTGGGGACCCCTGTACGACGAGGACGTCCTGGCGACCAACACCGTCCCGGCCGCGGCTGCCGTGTACCGCCACGACATCTACGTCGACAGGGACCTGTCATTGGCGACGGCGGCGTCGGTACGGAACCTGGAAATCTGGGAGACGGACGAGTTCCACCACGACGGCATCGCCGACGACGGCGAGGCGATCTTCGAGCGGCTGCTCGGTATGGCGCGCAGCTAG
- a CDS encoding GNAT family N-acetyltransferase: MTTIREARPADVPVILQLIHDLAHYEREPDAVRNTAASLEAALFGERPTIYAHVAEARGEVQGFALWFLNYSTWEGVNGIYLEDLYVRPEARGAGHGKALLANLARIATERGYARVEWSVLNWNEPSIRFYESLGAAAQSEWSTFRLTGDALAGVAAL; encoded by the coding sequence ATGACTACCATTCGGGAAGCACGGCCGGCGGACGTTCCGGTCATCCTCCAGCTCATCCACGACCTGGCCCACTACGAGCGGGAGCCGGACGCCGTCCGGAACACCGCCGCGTCGCTCGAGGCGGCCCTGTTCGGTGAGCGGCCCACCATCTACGCCCACGTGGCGGAGGCCCGGGGGGAGGTCCAGGGATTCGCGCTCTGGTTCCTCAACTACTCCACCTGGGAGGGCGTCAACGGCATCTACCTCGAGGACCTCTACGTGCGGCCCGAAGCGCGCGGAGCGGGACACGGCAAGGCGCTCCTCGCGAACCTCGCCCGGATCGCCACCGAACGCGGCTACGCCCGCGTGGAGTGGTCGGTACTGAACTGGAACGAGCCGTCCATCCGCTTCTACGAGAGCCTCGGTGCGGCGGCGCAGTCCGAGTGGAGCACGTTCCGGCTGACGGGCGACGCGCTCGCCGGCGTCGCTGCCCTGTGA
- a CDS encoding DEAD/DEAH box helicase, whose amino-acid sequence MTIQEHLPRHDDGRLTADAVYEAFTGWATGRGLTLYPAQDEAAMELVSGANVILATPTGSGKSLVAIAAHLKSFAEGRTSYYTAPIKALVSEKFFALCDIFGPENVGMITGDSGVNQDAPIICCTAEILANIALREGAQADVDTVVMDEFHFYSDPQRGWAWQVPLLELPQAQFLLMSATLGDVTRFEKDLTERTGRPTATVTSVERPIPLHYYYVETPIQESLEELLATRQAPVYVVHFSQAEAIERAQNLMSVNVCTREEKDRIAELIATFRFSAGFGKTLNRLVRHGIGVHHAGMLPKYRRLVEQLAQAGLLKVICGTDTLGVGINVPIRTVLLTALSKYDGVRTRLLNAREFHQISGRAGRAGYDTAGTVVVQAPEHVVENAKAMAKAVSKFGDDQKKLRQVVRKKPQQGFVSWGKPTYDRLVESIPDPLTSSFSVSHSMLLNLLERPGDPFTATKRLLTENHETRASQLRLMRRAIGIYRELVTAGIVEKLPEPEPDGRRVRLKVHLQANFALNQPLSPFAMASLELLDPEAPGYALDVVSVIEATLEKPRQVLNAQEKKARGEAVAAMKAEGIDYDARMARLEEVSYPKPLEELLQQAFDVYRASAPWLGDFELAPKSVVRDMYERAMSFGEYVAFYSLTRSEGILLRYLADCYKALRHTVPVEALREDLSDILEWLGEVVRQTDSSLLDEWTQLAAGLTPVAAADAVDLPDEPPSVTSNERAFRVMVRNEMFQRVRLFADEQDAALGTLDAESGWTADRWAEALDGYFGDYEDIDDGPDARGPNLLLITKTPAAWKVRQILKDPEGNNDWGINAEIDLAASDEAGSPVVKILGVGGPAAG is encoded by the coding sequence ATGACAATCCAAGAGCACCTCCCCCGGCACGACGACGGCCGACTCACCGCGGACGCGGTCTACGAGGCCTTCACCGGCTGGGCGACGGGCCGCGGCCTGACCCTGTACCCGGCGCAGGACGAGGCCGCGATGGAGCTCGTCTCCGGTGCCAACGTCATCCTGGCGACGCCCACCGGCTCCGGGAAGTCCCTCGTCGCGATCGCCGCCCACCTGAAGTCCTTCGCCGAGGGCCGCACCAGCTACTACACGGCCCCGATCAAGGCCCTCGTGTCCGAGAAGTTCTTCGCACTCTGCGACATCTTCGGACCGGAGAACGTCGGCATGATCACGGGCGACTCCGGCGTGAACCAGGACGCGCCGATCATCTGCTGTACCGCGGAGATCCTCGCCAACATCGCACTGCGGGAGGGCGCCCAGGCGGACGTCGACACCGTGGTCATGGACGAGTTCCACTTCTACTCGGACCCGCAGCGCGGCTGGGCATGGCAGGTGCCGCTCCTCGAACTGCCGCAGGCCCAGTTCCTCCTGATGTCCGCGACCCTCGGCGATGTCACGCGCTTCGAGAAGGACCTCACGGAGCGCACCGGCCGCCCGACGGCGACCGTCACGTCCGTGGAGCGGCCCATCCCGCTCCACTACTACTACGTCGAGACGCCCATCCAGGAGTCGCTCGAGGAGCTGCTGGCCACGCGGCAGGCCCCCGTCTACGTGGTGCACTTCAGCCAGGCCGAGGCGATCGAGCGCGCGCAGAACCTCATGAGCGTCAACGTGTGCACGCGCGAGGAGAAGGACCGCATCGCCGAGCTGATCGCGACCTTCCGGTTCTCCGCCGGCTTCGGGAAGACCCTCAACCGGCTGGTGCGCCACGGCATCGGCGTCCACCACGCCGGGATGCTGCCCAAGTACCGGCGCCTCGTCGAGCAGCTCGCCCAGGCCGGCCTGCTCAAGGTCATCTGCGGCACCGACACCCTCGGCGTGGGCATCAACGTGCCCATCCGCACCGTGCTCCTGACCGCCCTCAGCAAGTACGACGGTGTCCGCACGCGCCTGCTGAACGCGCGGGAGTTCCACCAGATCTCGGGCCGCGCCGGCCGCGCGGGCTACGACACCGCGGGCACCGTCGTCGTCCAGGCGCCCGAGCACGTGGTGGAGAACGCCAAGGCCATGGCCAAGGCGGTGTCCAAGTTCGGCGACGACCAGAAGAAGCTGCGCCAGGTGGTGCGGAAGAAACCCCAGCAGGGCTTCGTCTCCTGGGGCAAACCCACCTACGACCGGCTCGTGGAGAGCATCCCGGACCCGCTGACGTCGTCGTTCTCCGTCAGCCACTCCATGCTCCTGAACCTCCTCGAGCGGCCCGGCGACCCCTTCACGGCCACCAAGCGGCTCCTGACGGAGAACCACGAGACGCGCGCGTCCCAGCTCCGGCTCATGCGCCGGGCCATCGGGATCTACCGCGAACTCGTCACCGCCGGCATCGTCGAGAAGCTCCCCGAGCCCGAACCGGACGGCCGCCGCGTGCGGCTCAAGGTGCACCTGCAGGCCAACTTCGCCCTCAACCAGCCGCTCTCGCCCTTCGCGATGGCGAGCCTCGAACTGCTCGACCCGGAGGCGCCCGGCTACGCGCTCGACGTCGTCTCCGTCATCGAGGCCACACTCGAGAAGCCCCGCCAGGTCCTCAACGCGCAGGAGAAGAAGGCCCGCGGGGAGGCCGTGGCCGCGATGAAGGCCGAGGGCATCGACTACGACGCCCGAATGGCCCGCCTCGAGGAGGTCAGCTACCCGAAACCCCTCGAGGAACTGCTGCAGCAGGCCTTCGACGTCTACCGCGCGTCCGCGCCGTGGCTGGGCGACTTCGAGCTGGCCCCGAAATCCGTGGTGCGGGACATGTACGAGCGGGCCATGAGCTTCGGCGAGTACGTGGCGTTCTACTCCCTCACACGCTCCGAGGGCATCCTCCTGCGCTACCTCGCCGACTGCTACAAGGCGCTTCGCCACACCGTGCCCGTCGAGGCGCTGCGCGAGGACCTCAGCGACATCCTCGAATGGCTCGGGGAAGTGGTCCGCCAGACCGACAGCAGCCTGCTCGACGAGTGGACGCAGCTGGCGGCCGGCCTCACGCCGGTCGCTGCGGCGGACGCCGTCGACCTGCCGGACGAGCCGCCGTCCGTCACCTCCAACGAACGCGCCTTCCGCGTGATGGTGCGCAACGAGATGTTCCAGCGGGTCAGGCTCTTCGCCGACGAGCAGGACGCCGCGCTCGGGACCCTCGACGCCGAGTCCGGCTGGACCGCCGACCGTTGGGCCGAGGCCCTGGACGGCTACTTCGGTGACTACGAGGACATCGACGACGGCCCGGACGCCCGCGGGCCGAACCTCCTGCTCATCACGAAGACCCCCGCGGCGTGGAAGGTGCGGCAGATCCTGAAGGACCCGGAGGGCAACAACGACTGGGGCATCAACGCCGAGATCGACCTCGCGGCATCCGACGAGGCCGGCAGCCCGGTGGTGAAAATCCTCGGCGTCGGCGGTCCGGCGGCCGGCTGA
- a CDS encoding trans-aconitate 2-methyltransferase: MRWDPGLYARHAGHRGRPFFDLVARVGHDAPRTVVDLGCGPGDLTETLARRWPDAQVVGVDSSGEMIDTARQRPTLPNLRFEVRDLRDHTPGGDDVIVTNAALQWVPGHAGLLDRWARALPERGWLAVQVPGNFSAPSHALMRVHAASPRWASRLDGVLRHDDAVGEPSDYLGLLLSAGLQADVWETTYEQVLPGEDAVLGWVRGTGLRPILDALSADEAEEFEAGYGDLLRRAYPAGEHGTVFGFRRIFAVGHRPS, translated from the coding sequence ATGCGCTGGGATCCTGGACTCTACGCCCGCCACGCGGGACATCGCGGGCGCCCGTTCTTCGACCTCGTCGCACGGGTGGGGCATGACGCCCCACGGACCGTCGTCGATCTCGGGTGCGGGCCGGGCGATCTGACGGAGACGCTCGCCCGCCGCTGGCCCGACGCGCAGGTGGTCGGTGTCGACTCCAGCGGGGAGATGATCGACACCGCGCGGCAGCGGCCGACGCTCCCGAACCTGCGGTTCGAGGTCCGCGACCTGCGCGACCACACCCCGGGGGGCGACGACGTGATCGTCACGAATGCCGCGCTGCAGTGGGTGCCCGGTCACGCGGGCCTCCTCGACCGGTGGGCGCGGGCGCTCCCGGAGCGTGGCTGGCTCGCGGTGCAGGTTCCCGGCAACTTCTCGGCACCGTCGCACGCGCTGATGCGTGTCCACGCGGCGAGCCCGCGGTGGGCCTCCCGGCTCGACGGCGTCCTGCGCCATGACGATGCGGTCGGCGAGCCCTCCGACTACCTCGGGCTCCTGCTCTCCGCGGGACTGCAGGCGGACGTCTGGGAGACGACCTATGAGCAGGTGCTGCCGGGGGAGGACGCCGTCCTCGGCTGGGTGCGCGGCACCGGCCTGCGGCCCATCCTGGACGCGCTGTCCGCGGACGAGGCCGAGGAGTTCGAGGCCGGCTACGGGGACCTGCTGCGCCGCGCATATCCTGCCGGGGAGCACGGGACGGTGTTCGGTTTCCGCCGGATCTTCGCCGTCGGGCACCGGCCCTCCTGA
- a CDS encoding MBL fold metallo-hydrolase, which translates to MTEPLHDLSEVTIRSLSVSEMDNNVYLLTSKSSGAQVLIDAADDAPAILGLLADAQEDTDAEARVALIVTTHSHWDHVRALAEVKEATMARTAAGADDVADIAVATDVPLEHHDVGSFEGFELEAIHLRGHTPGSIALLYRDPHGPAHLFTGDSLFPGGLGNTQGDPGRFASLYDDVVTRIFDELPDDTVVHPGHGRGTTLGAERGSLTEWKQRGW; encoded by the coding sequence ATGACCGAGCCCCTGCACGACCTCAGCGAAGTGACGATCCGCAGCCTCTCCGTCTCGGAGATGGACAACAACGTGTACCTGCTCACCTCGAAGTCGAGCGGCGCCCAGGTGCTGATCGACGCGGCGGACGACGCCCCCGCCATCCTCGGGCTCCTCGCCGACGCGCAGGAGGACACCGACGCCGAGGCGCGCGTGGCCCTGATCGTCACCACCCATTCGCACTGGGACCACGTCCGTGCCCTGGCCGAGGTCAAGGAGGCCACGATGGCGCGCACCGCGGCCGGGGCGGACGACGTCGCGGACATCGCCGTGGCGACGGACGTCCCGCTGGAGCACCACGACGTCGGCTCCTTCGAGGGCTTCGAGCTGGAGGCGATCCACCTGCGCGGCCACACGCCGGGTTCCATCGCCCTCCTGTACCGCGACCCCCACGGACCCGCGCACCTCTTCACGGGCGACTCGCTGTTCCCCGGCGGCCTCGGCAACACCCAGGGCGACCCCGGCCGCTTCGCGTCCCTGTACGACGACGTCGTGACGCGGATCTTCGACGAGCTGCCCGACGACACCGTGGTGCACCCGGGCCACGGCAGGGGCACCACGCTCGGGGCGGAGCGGGGATCGCTGACGGAGTGGAAGCAGCGCGGCTGGTAG
- a CDS encoding GntR family transcriptional regulator, translating to MEQGIPRWLRLDEKSTVPPFEQIKQAVLGAANSGEAAVGTRLPPVRGLAAHLGVAANTVARAYRELEQASVVETRGRAGTVIAAGGDTARERVADAADAFAAVVHSAGVPEAEAVAMLRAALRRG from the coding sequence ATGGAGCAGGGCATTCCCCGGTGGCTCAGGCTGGACGAGAAGAGCACCGTGCCGCCGTTCGAGCAGATCAAGCAGGCCGTCCTCGGCGCCGCCAATTCCGGCGAAGCAGCCGTCGGCACGCGCCTGCCGCCCGTGCGCGGACTCGCCGCCCACCTCGGTGTCGCCGCGAACACCGTCGCCCGCGCCTACCGCGAACTGGAGCAGGCCAGTGTCGTCGAGACCAGGGGCCGGGCCGGGACCGTCATCGCCGCCGGAGGCGACACGGCCCGGGAGCGCGTGGCCGACGCCGCGGATGCGTTCGCCGCCGTCGTCCACTCCGCCGGGGTCCCGGAAGCGGAAGCGGTCGCCATGCTGAGGGCGGCATTGCGCCGAGGGTGA